Within bacterium, the genomic segment TCCCTTTAGTCTGTAAAACACCAGCTATCTTTTCAAAATATGCAGATGTTATAGGCTTGATCATCAACCCCTCGGCCTTTTCTTCAATATATAGTTTAGTGCCTCTATTTATATTGAGTCGTTTTCTTATCTTTGAGGGTATTACAATCTGTCCCTTTGCAGTTACAACTGTGGTAATCATAACCTATTCCTCCTTTTCACAAAAAGGATACCATATAAAATAGAGTATGTCAAGAATTATTTTTCTTACTTTTTATAATAGTAATACTATTTTCCTTCTTCCTTTTGATACTAAGTTGTATTCAAGAGGAGTCAGAAGACAGAGGACATGCTTCTTTGCCTCCTGCTGTTTTTGGGGTTGTGGTTATTGCTTTTAATCCAATTATACCACAGGAGGCAGGAATTTGCAAGTAATTTATTTGCAGTTAATTACATCTCTTGTTTTGGCTGGCCGAGCATTTTCATGAAGGATAACTTTTAACTCTAATTAATCAAGGCTGTTTTGCAGATTCTGGAATTATCAGTATGAGTTGGGGGTTCACTCTCACTAAACTCAATTACCGAGCACCGATTACCTGATTAGCCGGGTAGTTATCTTTGATGATCCGGCAAAAAGTCCAGATGGGACAAAAGCCAGTGGCAAAAATTCGACTTTTTGCCTAACCGTCATCTTTCACCTAAATTTTATGATTGACCGCTAAGAGCAAAGATGGTATAATGGGACGCGATCAAATAAATACGAAAGGAGATAGATTATGAAATTCAAGGTAGCCCTTCTGGGCTTAGGTATGTTGATTATTGGCTGCAATAAAGCCGGCGGGGAGGATAAGATTCTATCTCAGGTCAATGATGAAGTCTTAACTCTGGAAGAATTTAATCAGCGAATATCGGAACTCCCTCCTCAATATCAGAGTATACTTGAAACGAAAGGGGGATACGAAGAGCTGGTTGACCAATGGATCAACACCAAGCTCCTGGTCGAAGAGGCCGAACGAATGGGCATAGATAAGCGAGAGGATATCCACAAGAAACTGGCTGAGATCAGAGATCAGATTTTAGCTGACGAAGTAATAAAGGCTCAGATCTTAAATGAGGTGGCCATTGACGAAACCGAAGTTGAAAAATACTATAAAGAGCATAAAGAAGACTTTAATCCCCAGGTTGAGGTTCGAGCCAGACATATCCTGATTAGAGTCGATGAAAATGCGGATACTCCCACCATAGACAAGGCTAAAAAAAGGGCAGAGGAAATCTTACCTGAGGCCAAAGCCAAAGGCGCTGACTTTGCTGAGCTGGCTAAAAAATACTCGGAAGACCCAATGGCTGAAAAGGGAGGTGACCTGGGGTTTTTTTCAAAGGGTCAGATGGTGGAGGAGTTTGAGCAAGCGGCCTTTGCCCTGGAAGAAGGTGAAATCAGTGATCTGGTCAGGACCAGATTTGGTTTCCATATCATTAAACTGGAAGAAAGAAGAGGGGCCTCTCCCAAAGAGCTTGAGGAAATTAATCAAGAGGTTAAAGAGGCCGCCCTTCAGGCCAAACGAAAACAGACCTTTGACCAGCTTATTGAGAAGTTAAAACAGAAGACCAGAGTCGTGCGGAATATACATCTACTGAAGGCTCCAGAACCAACAGAGCCTAAGGAGAGTAAAGGCGAAGGTGAGGGGAAGGAGTAGGGCGTTTATGGGGCCAGTAACTATTGATCAACCCTCCAAAATAACATCCAGGAGTGTGGATAAAAACATCACTATTTTGAACCTGGGGCACGGGAAATATCTTTTCAAATCCCCTTTTCCTGTAAATATCGTGTTCGAAGATGATGTCTACATTGCTTCCTCTTATGACTTGAATACGTTTGGCTCTGGGGAAAGTGAAGACGAAGCACTGCGCGACCTT encodes:
- a CDS encoding AbrB/MazE/SpoVT family DNA-binding domain-containing protein, with product MITTVVTAKGQIVIPSKIRKRLNINRGTKLYIEEKAEGLMIKPITSAYFEKIAGVLQTKGKLSKLLLEERLRDKEREA
- a CDS encoding peptidylprolyl isomerase; translated protein: MKFKVALLGLGMLIIGCNKAGGEDKILSQVNDEVLTLEEFNQRISELPPQYQSILETKGGYEELVDQWINTKLLVEEAERMGIDKREDIHKKLAEIRDQILADEVIKAQILNEVAIDETEVEKYYKEHKEDFNPQVEVRARHILIRVDENADTPTIDKAKKRAEEILPEAKAKGADFAELAKKYSEDPMAEKGGDLGFFSKGQMVEEFEQAAFALEEGEISDLVRTRFGFHIIKLEERRGASPKELEEINQEVKEAALQAKRKQTFDQLIEKLKQKTRVVRNIHLLKAPEPTEPKESKGEGEGKE